Proteins from a genomic interval of Terriglobia bacterium:
- a CDS encoding cytochrome C yields MNWHQLWTIATTPDNIPITALLPLVVFYLWLAFRQAKGNDELIEQLEADPALAKTHHRKTWPFRPGWQKEVHVWPFLLRMEFLAAIIVTAILMVWSITMSAPLEEPANPNLTMNPAKAPWYFLGLQEMLVYFDPWIAGVVMPTLIIIGLMVIPYIDTNPLGSGYYTVKQRKFSIATFCFGFLILWVSMIIIGTFIRGPGWQWFWPGQTWDHNRLIYEVNRDLPDLFGITSNLGKGIFGAIIVGGYFAVGGFVMTALFRRKMPKDWRRMSLLQYQVMMFLMLTMVALPIKMLLRLSLHIKYVWITPWFNV; encoded by the coding sequence ATGAACTGGCATCAGCTCTGGACGATCGCGACCACGCCCGACAATATCCCCATCACGGCGCTGCTGCCGCTGGTGGTGTTTTATTTGTGGCTGGCCTTCCGCCAGGCCAAGGGCAACGACGAACTCATCGAGCAACTGGAAGCCGATCCCGCGCTCGCCAAGACGCACCATCGCAAGACCTGGCCCTTCCGCCCCGGATGGCAAAAGGAAGTTCACGTCTGGCCGTTTCTGCTGCGCATGGAATTCCTGGCGGCCATCATCGTCACCGCCATCCTGATGGTCTGGTCCATCACCATGAGCGCGCCGCTGGAAGAGCCGGCCAATCCCAACCTGACCATGAACCCTGCCAAGGCGCCGTGGTACTTCCTCGGCCTGCAGGAAATGCTGGTGTACTTCGATCCCTGGATTGCCGGCGTGGTCATGCCGACGCTCATCATCATCGGCCTGATGGTGATTCCCTACATTGACACCAATCCGCTGGGCAGCGGCTACTACACCGTCAAGCAGCGCAAGTTTTCCATCGCCACGTTCTGTTTCGGCTTTCTGATTCTTTGGGTCTCGATGATCATCATCGGCACCTTCATTCGCGGCCCGGGATGGCAATGGTTCTGGCCGGGCCAGACCTGGGACCACAACCGATTAATTTACGAGGTGAACCGCGACTTGCCTGATCTGTTCGGCATCACCTCGAATCTGGGCAAGGGAATTTTCGGGGCGATTATCGTGGGCGGCTATTTCGCGGTCGGCGGCTTCGTCATGACCGCGCTGTTCCGCCGCAAGATGCCCAAGGACTGGCGCCGCATGAGCCTGCTCCAGTACCAAGTGATGATGTTTCTCATGCTCACCATGGTCGCGCTGCCCATCAAGATGCTGCTGCGCCTGAGCTTGCATATCAAGTACGTGTGGATTACGCCTTGGTTTAACGTGTGA